One Defluviitoga tunisiensis genomic window carries:
- the hisF gene encoding imidazole glycerol phosphate synthase subunit HisF, protein MKSKRIIAALDIKDAKVSKGIKFDKIKEVGDPVELAKKYEKEGIDEIVLLDITASNEKRKIIKDLIEKISKEISVPFTVGGGLNTVRDILEIIESGADKAFINTAAVKDPNLVKEAVNIVGSTRIVVAIDAKKDEATNKYYVYTNGGQKKTDLEAKEWAKRCEDLGAGELLVTSIDTDGIRKGYDLELIKTITEYVKIPVIASGGAGSVKDFYDVFQVGADGALAASIFHFGVYTPVELKKQLKEMGINVRL, encoded by the coding sequence ATGAAGTCAAAGAGAATTATAGCCGCTCTTGACATAAAAGATGCTAAAGTATCAAAAGGAATAAAGTTTGACAAAATTAAAGAAGTTGGTGATCCGGTTGAATTAGCAAAAAAGTATGAAAAGGAAGGAATTGACGAAATTGTACTCTTAGATATTACTGCCTCAAACGAAAAAAGGAAGATAATCAAGGACTTAATTGAAAAGATATCTAAAGAAATATCAGTTCCATTTACTGTTGGAGGAGGCCTAAATACAGTAAGAGATATATTAGAAATAATAGAAAGTGGAGCAGATAAAGCCTTTATTAATACAGCAGCTGTTAAAGATCCTAATTTAGTAAAAGAAGCAGTTAATATTGTGGGTAGTACAAGAATTGTGGTAGCAATAGACGCAAAAAAGGATGAAGCAACGAATAAATATTATGTTTACACGAACGGTGGTCAAAAAAAGACTGATTTAGAGGCAAAAGAATGGGCAAAAAGATGTGAAGATTTAGGTGCGGGTGAATTACTAGTAACTTCTATTGACACCGATGGCATAAGAAAAGGATATGATTTGGAGTTAATTAAAACTATAACTGAATATGTTAAAATACCGGTTATTGCATCAGGTGGAGCGGGAAGTGTTAAAGATTTCTATGATGTTTTTCAAGTTGGAGCAGATGGTGCTCTTGCCGCCTCAATCTTTCATTTTGGCGTTTATACTCCTGTGGAACTAAAAAAGCAACTGAAGGAGATGGGGATTAATGTTCGATTATAA
- the mgtA gene encoding magnesium-translocating P-type ATPase codes for MLQIPKKNGTAHSIVKQLYDFATKSPEELFRQLNTDKDGLSQEEVERKLEIYGRNELAHEKPPRWYIQLTKAFINPFTGILVFLAIVSYLTDVLFIAPEYRDWSTIIIIFVIILISGFLHFIQEYRSSIETEKLKAMIHTTAAVKRKGTDVKEINIEEIVPGDIVYLAAGDMIPADLRIISSKDLFVNQATLTGESEPVEKYPNLKKDKLNQDNLTLTDLNNICFMGTSVVSGSAMGVVLLTGQHTYLGLMAKTLVGKRSKTSFEKGIDDVSKLLIRFMAFMFPIVFIVNWLTKGSWLDALLFALAVAVGLTPEIFPMIITTNLAKGAVAMAKRKTIVKKLDSIQNFGAMDVLCTDKTGTLTLNKIVLEKHLNIAGEEDERVLRHAFLNSYYQTGLKNLMDQAIINYGEEKGIKGSELEKIYRKIDEIPFDFVRKRMSVVLESRSEGETIKRQLITKGAVEEILSICEWVEYKEKVVPLTQEIKNEVMETVNQLSKDGMRILAIAQKNDVPPEDVFSVADENKMVLMGFLAFLDPPKESAPAAIKALLELGVDVKILTGDNELVTKKICKEVGLSIKNVLLGNDIEKMTDDELSKIVEETTIFAKLSPMQKSQIIKALRSKGHVVGFLGDGINDAPAMRASDVGISVDSAADIAKESADIILLEKSLTVLEEGVIEGRKIFGNIMKYLAITTSSNFGNVFSVLVASAFLPFLPMQPLQILFLNLVYDISMSTVPWDKLDKEYIKKPRKWDARKISSFMIWFGPISSIFDITTYILMYFLVGPAVIGNSYFLLPEYLKLQFASLFQTGWFVESLWSQTMVVHMLRTEKMPFIQSTASWPLMIFTSLGVTIGTIIPFTSIGESFGFVPLPGIYFLFLMFTLIAYLTVAQYVKERFIHKFGSLL; via the coding sequence ATGTTACAAATTCCAAAGAAAAACGGTACTGCTCATTCGATTGTTAAACAATTATATGATTTTGCCACAAAAAGTCCTGAAGAATTATTTCGACAGTTGAATACAGATAAAGATGGTTTATCACAAGAAGAGGTCGAAAGAAAACTTGAAATTTATGGGAGAAACGAACTAGCGCATGAAAAACCTCCACGCTGGTATATTCAACTTACAAAAGCATTTATAAATCCTTTTACAGGGATACTTGTTTTTCTTGCTATTGTATCTTATCTTACTGACGTTCTTTTTATTGCACCTGAATACAGAGATTGGAGTACAATTATAATTATTTTTGTAATCATTCTAATAAGTGGTTTTTTGCATTTCATTCAAGAATATCGCTCAAGCATTGAAACGGAAAAATTAAAAGCTATGATTCACACTACAGCTGCAGTTAAGAGAAAAGGAACAGATGTAAAAGAAATCAATATAGAAGAGATTGTACCAGGGGATATTGTATATTTAGCTGCTGGAGATATGATACCTGCCGATTTAAGAATCATTTCATCAAAAGATCTTTTTGTAAATCAGGCCACTTTAACTGGTGAATCAGAACCTGTAGAAAAATATCCAAATTTAAAAAAAGATAAACTGAATCAAGACAATTTAACTTTAACCGATTTAAACAATATATGCTTTATGGGAACAAGTGTTGTCAGCGGTTCTGCAATGGGTGTAGTTCTTTTAACAGGACAACATACTTATTTAGGCTTAATGGCAAAAACTTTGGTAGGAAAAAGATCTAAAACAAGTTTTGAAAAAGGTATCGACGATGTTAGTAAATTACTCATAAGGTTTATGGCATTTATGTTTCCAATTGTCTTTATTGTAAATTGGTTGACTAAAGGAAGCTGGTTGGATGCACTACTTTTTGCATTGGCGGTAGCAGTAGGATTGACACCAGAAATTTTCCCAATGATAATTACTACAAATCTTGCAAAAGGTGCAGTAGCAATGGCAAAACGAAAAACGATAGTTAAAAAGCTGGATTCCATACAAAATTTTGGAGCAATGGATGTACTATGTACAGATAAAACAGGTACCTTAACTCTTAATAAAATAGTTTTAGAAAAGCATTTAAATATAGCTGGAGAAGAGGATGAGAGAGTATTGAGACACGCATTTTTAAATAGCTATTATCAAACTGGATTAAAAAATTTAATGGATCAAGCTATTATTAATTATGGAGAAGAAAAAGGAATAAAAGGGTCAGAGTTGGAAAAAATTTACAGAAAAATCGATGAAATCCCATTTGATTTTGTTAGAAAAAGAATGTCGGTTGTGCTAGAAAGTAGGAGTGAAGGCGAAACAATCAAAAGGCAACTTATAACTAAGGGTGCTGTAGAGGAAATTTTGTCAATTTGTGAGTGGGTAGAATACAAAGAAAAAGTAGTTCCACTAACCCAGGAAATTAAAAATGAAGTAATGGAAACTGTTAATCAATTAAGCAAAGATGGTATGCGCATTCTAGCAATTGCTCAAAAAAATGATGTTCCTCCCGAAGATGTTTTCAGTGTAGCAGATGAAAACAAAATGGTTTTGATGGGATTTTTAGCTTTTTTAGACCCTCCAAAAGAATCGGCTCCCGCAGCCATAAAAGCTTTACTTGAATTAGGCGTTGATGTCAAAATATTAACAGGAGATAATGAGCTCGTCACAAAGAAAATCTGCAAAGAAGTAGGGTTATCAATAAAAAATGTCCTTTTAGGCAATGATATTGAAAAGATGACGGATGATGAACTTTCAAAAATCGTAGAAGAAACAACGATTTTTGCAAAACTTTCCCCAATGCAAAAATCACAAATAATTAAAGCACTCAGAAGTAAAGGTCATGTTGTTGGATTTTTAGGTGATGGAATAAACGATGCTCCAGCCATGAGAGCATCTGATGTGGGCATTTCAGTTGATTCGGCTGCAGATATAGCAAAAGAATCTGCTGATATTATTCTTCTAGAAAAAAGTTTAACAGTTTTGGAAGAAGGGGTAATTGAAGGACGAAAAATATTTGGAAATATTATGAAATATCTCGCAATAACCACAAGTTCCAATTTTGGAAATGTGTTTTCAGTTTTAGTAGCAAGTGCATTTTTACCTTTTTTACCAATGCAACCGTTACAGATACTGTTTTTAAACCTAGTTTATGATATCTCAATGTCAACGGTACCTTGGGATAAGCTGGATAAAGAGTATATAAAAAAGCCAAGAAAATGGGATGCTAGAAAAATAAGTAGTTTCATGATATGGTTTGGACCTATCAGTTCTATCTTTGATATAACTACCTATATTTTAATGTACTTCTTAGTTGGTCCTGCGGTAATTGGTAACTCTTATTTCTTATTACCAGAATATCTAAAACTCCAATTTGCCTCATTATTTCAAACTGGCTGGTTTGTAGAAAGTTTGTGGTCTCAAACTATGGTTGTACATATGCTTAGAACAGAAAAAATGCCGTTTATTCAGAGTACTGCTTCTTGGCCACTTATGATTTTTACATCACTCGGCGTTACGATAGGAACAATTATTCCATTTACATCGATTGGAGAAAGTTTTGGTTTCGTACCTTTACCTGGAATATACTTCCTATTTTTGATGTTCACTTTAATAGCATATTTAACAGTTGCACAATATGTTAAGGAAAGATTTATACACAAATTTGGAAGTTTGTTATGA
- the hisIE gene encoding bifunctional phosphoribosyl-AMP cyclohydrolase/phosphoribosyl-ATP diphosphatase HisIE — translation MFDYKSIIENIDWNKNNGLVPVIIQDLDGTVLTLGYMNKEALNKTLETNLVHYYSRSKNRIRMKGETSGNYQKVKETYIDCDNDTLLIKVEQIGAACHLGTKSCFRKIEEIEQLPESTVDYSLDFLNELKETIKDRKNNPKEESYTSYLFKEGKEKIYKKFGEEAVEVLVAPNRERIIYETADLIYHLLVLLCFENIEFGEIVQELKKRHKEEE, via the coding sequence ATGTTCGATTATAAGAGTATTATCGAAAATATTGATTGGAACAAGAATAATGGATTAGTACCAGTAATAATACAAGATTTAGACGGAACCGTTTTAACTTTAGGATATATGAATAAAGAAGCTTTAAATAAAACTTTAGAGACCAATTTAGTCCATTACTATTCTAGAAGTAAAAATAGGATTAGGATGAAAGGAGAAACAAGTGGAAACTATCAAAAAGTCAAAGAAACTTATATAGATTGTGATAATGACACCTTGCTAATTAAAGTTGAACAAATAGGAGCTGCTTGCCATCTAGGTACTAAAAGCTGTTTTAGGAAAATCGAAGAAATAGAGCAACTTCCAGAATCTACTGTTGACTATTCCCTTGACTTTCTAAATGAGTTAAAAGAAACAATTAAAGACAGAAAAAACAATCCAAAAGAAGAATCTTACACAAGTTACCTATTTAAAGAAGGAAAAGAAAAAATATACAAAAAATTTGGAGAAGAAGCAGTAGAAGTCTTAGTTGCACCAAATAGAGAAAGGATTATATACGAGACAGCCGATTTGATTTACCATTTGCTTGTTTTACTTTGCTTTGAAAATATTGAATTTGGAGAAATTGTACAAGAACTCAAAAAAAGGCACAAAGAGGAGGAATAA
- a CDS encoding radical SAM/SPASM domain-containing protein codes for MRETNGLKIPKENRLKDFFLFQKDEFGILWDKLTLNIYSLDQKHIEIYKQLLKIEDEKEIENFVIKKISEFPQLKSEFNELFQESSFKDESKNLRRLNLLISQRCPLGCLYCYAQKGTYGNSSFMAKQMVKKSLESFFSVFDSVEMVQFFGGEPLLNIDLIEYTINLFEELFHKKIIQRKPNFLVESGLGISKENLEEFIELLKVHPEIKVTVSCDGPAEIHNYLRPYANGNPSYNKVIENLNILKGYGQPHAIEVTYTKIHYDVGILPSDLIKYFKNELGLKDSLIFVVPVISKDPSLSLPIDIETKILHEYEANMIMSLREGSFDEKYSLEELNQHIEYNILSAAPTKYFCDGGIASYTIDTCGNIYPCHMLVGIEKFRIGNINESIEKFKMDLVNYANMQKAIVEKSKYEQCEGCFLQNYCSGCPSANYLLTGNMDPTFSCCNIQRQVIKDLLFEYIKNTVKGEK; via the coding sequence ATGAGGGAAACAAATGGTTTAAAGATCCCAAAGGAAAATCGGTTAAAAGATTTTTTCTTATTTCAAAAAGATGAATTCGGAATTTTGTGGGATAAATTAACTTTAAATATTTATTCTCTTGATCAAAAACATATAGAAATCTATAAACAACTTTTAAAAATAGAAGATGAAAAAGAAATTGAAAATTTTGTTATCAAAAAAATAAGTGAATTTCCACAATTAAAAAGTGAATTTAACGAATTGTTTCAAGAGTCAAGTTTTAAAGATGAAAGTAAGAATTTACGTAGACTCAACTTATTAATATCTCAACGATGTCCATTAGGATGTCTTTATTGCTACGCCCAGAAGGGAACTTATGGTAATTCTTCATTTATGGCGAAACAAATGGTAAAAAAGAGCTTAGAATCTTTTTTTTCAGTTTTTGATAGTGTAGAAATGGTTCAATTTTTTGGAGGAGAACCTCTATTAAATATAGATCTAATTGAATATACGATAAACTTATTTGAGGAATTGTTTCACAAAAAGATAATTCAAAGAAAACCGAATTTTCTTGTAGAAAGCGGATTAGGAATCTCTAAGGAAAACTTGGAAGAATTTATAGAATTATTAAAAGTTCATCCAGAAATAAAAGTTACGGTTAGCTGTGATGGCCCTGCAGAAATTCATAATTATTTAAGGCCATATGCGAATGGTAATCCATCTTATAACAAGGTTATAGAGAATCTAAATATTTTAAAAGGATATGGACAACCTCATGCAATTGAAGTAACTTATACAAAAATTCATTATGATGTCGGTATATTACCTTCAGATTTGATTAAATATTTTAAAAATGAGTTGGGCTTAAAAGATTCGTTAATATTTGTTGTTCCTGTAATATCAAAAGATCCCTCCTTATCCTTGCCCATAGATATTGAAACAAAGATTTTACATGAATACGAAGCAAATATGATAATGTCTTTAAGAGAAGGAAGTTTTGACGAGAAATACAGCTTAGAAGAACTTAATCAGCATATAGAATATAACATTTTAAGTGCTGCTCCCACAAAATATTTTTGTGATGGAGGAATAGCCAGTTATACGATAGATACATGTGGAAATATTTATCCTTGCCATATGTTGGTTGGGATAGAAAAGTTTAGAATAGGAAACATTAATGAGAGCATTGAAAAGTTTAAAATGGATTTAGTAAATTATGCAAATATGCAAAAAGCAATTGTTGAAAAATCGAAGTATGAACAATGCGAAGGATGTTTTTTACAAAATTATTGTTCAGGATGCCCATCAGCAAACTATTTATTAACTGGAAACATGGATCCCACATTCTCATGCTGTAATATTCAACGACAAGTTATAAAAGATTTATTATTTGAATATATTAAAAATACTGTAAAGGGTGAGAAATAA
- the hisA gene encoding 1-(5-phosphoribosyl)-5-((5-phosphoribosylamino)methylideneamino)imidazole-4-carboxamide isomerase, with product MIKKIPAIDLMNKKVVRLYKGDKKFVKEYGDPIMIAKKLSQFVDLIHIVDLDGAFEGSPKNLDVVQEIIKETGLKVEVGGGFRTYESIEKAYNIGVTYVIVGTAAFDLEFLRKVTQDFTNITVSLDVEKGKLKTKGWLENSNKNLKDAFEVFKQYTKRFIYTDTTKDGTLEGISSYINKFWNDEEVIYAGGITSVEDIKKLEIIGFDGAIIGKALYEGKIKLEDLKGDKYEVKENYSRS from the coding sequence ATGATAAAAAAAATACCTGCCATTGATCTTATGAATAAAAAGGTTGTAAGATTATATAAAGGAGACAAAAAATTTGTTAAAGAATATGGAGACCCCATAATGATTGCAAAAAAACTATCTCAATTTGTTGATCTAATTCATATAGTTGATTTAGATGGAGCTTTTGAAGGATCTCCGAAAAATCTTGATGTAGTTCAAGAGATAATAAAAGAAACAGGATTAAAAGTAGAAGTTGGAGGGGGATTTAGAACGTACGAAAGTATAGAAAAAGCATATAACATAGGTGTAACTTATGTGATCGTTGGTACAGCTGCTTTTGATCTTGAATTTTTAAGAAAAGTAACCCAAGATTTTACTAATATTACAGTAAGTTTGGACGTAGAAAAAGGAAAACTAAAAACCAAAGGTTGGCTCGAAAACTCTAATAAGAATTTAAAAGACGCCTTTGAGGTGTTTAAGCAATATACAAAAAGATTTATATATACTGATACAACTAAAGATGGTACTTTAGAAGGAATATCCTCATATATAAATAAATTTTGGAATGATGAGGAAGTAATATATGCTGGAGGCATTACTAGTGTTGAAGATATAAAGAAATTAGAAATAATTGGCTTTGATGGTGCAATAATAGGTAAGGCGTTGTATGAAGGAAAAATAAAATTAGAAGATTTGAAAGGAGATAAATATGAAGTCAAAGAGAATTATAGCCGCTCTTGA
- a CDS encoding DUF4097 family beta strand repeat-containing protein, with protein sequence MPKLDLSKAKSIKIEARNFHGDIKIQYAPVTNLEYPDSDVEVKTVWNSDNNSVIVYMDYEKGDFLSKFFSFSRTFHEVPVNLYINEEVSDFKLDLSAADLNIILNSTNVDVLSIKTSAGDLDIKGSPNSKYMEAFLVDTKAGDVTIDLEGTNIDEFKLKSAAGDFDIFNIKATKGEFSFASGDILIEDSKIDDLCMSMASGDISIKKSVITNAKIKTASGDILIDSLSKNFYCEIDSASADIELIVQGKDEINVVGAIKRFSSSIKSNVDLIQKSEVSSTPKGRILKVNVMSGDITIRGIELKEDPEKEGQYEAGTPRGDELLTAEEKKILELLKEEKISRSFAIELLEELGYSQEEAEKFLKDRGL encoded by the coding sequence ATGCCTAAGCTAGATTTGAGCAAAGCAAAGTCTATCAAAATTGAAGCTAGAAATTTTCATGGAGATATAAAAATTCAATATGCACCAGTTACTAATTTAGAATATCCTGATTCAGACGTAGAAGTCAAAACAGTCTGGAATTCTGACAATAATAGTGTCATAGTCTATATGGATTACGAAAAAGGAGATTTTTTATCAAAGTTTTTCTCTTTTTCACGAACATTTCATGAGGTACCAGTTAATTTGTATATAAATGAAGAAGTAAGCGACTTTAAATTGGACCTTTCTGCTGCAGACTTAAATATTATTTTAAATTCTACAAATGTTGATGTTTTATCAATTAAAACATCAGCTGGTGATTTAGACATTAAAGGTTCTCCAAACTCAAAGTATATGGAAGCTTTTCTTGTTGATACTAAAGCAGGAGATGTTACAATTGATTTAGAAGGGACAAATATTGATGAATTTAAATTAAAAAGTGCAGCCGGTGATTTTGATATATTCAATATAAAAGCTACTAAAGGAGAATTCAGTTTCGCAAGTGGGGATATTTTAATTGAAGACAGTAAGATAGACGATTTATGTATGAGTATGGCCTCGGGCGATATATCAATAAAGAAATCAGTAATTACAAACGCAAAAATAAAAACTGCAAGCGGGGATATTTTAATTGATTCTTTATCCAAAAATTTCTATTGTGAAATAGATTCAGCCTCAGCTGATATAGAATTAATAGTGCAAGGAAAAGACGAAATTAATGTAGTAGGAGCAATAAAAAGGTTTTCATCTTCAATTAAATCAAATGTAGATTTAATTCAAAAGTCTGAGGTTTCTTCAACTCCTAAAGGAAGAATATTAAAAGTCAATGTGATGAGTGGGGATATAACAATTAGAGGGATAGAGTTAAAAGAAGACCCCGAAAAAGAAGGTCAATATGAAGCAGGGACACCTCGTGGAGATGAACTTTTAACTGCCGAAGAAAAGAAAATTTTAGAATTATTAAAGGAAGAAAAAATTTCAAGATCATTTGCAATAGAGCTTTTAGAAGAGCTTGGATATAGTCAAGAAGAAGCAGAAAAATTTTTAAAAGATAGGGGGTTATAG
- the tsaA gene encoding tRNA (N6-threonylcarbamoyladenosine(37)-N6)-methyltransferase TrmO, with protein sequence MREIIYKPIGIVHSPFKDPIGTPIQPSAAAGIAATVEIFQEYEEGLKDLEGFSHIILLYHFHLSKPYKLIVKPFMDENYHGVFATRSPSRPNPIGISTVKLLKIEKNILYIQDVDVLDETPILDIKPYVPEFDMNEDIKRGWLENNIHKLGCSKDDGRFSE encoded by the coding sequence ATGAGAGAAATTATCTATAAGCCAATTGGAATAGTACATTCTCCCTTCAAAGATCCTATAGGAACGCCAATCCAGCCCTCTGCGGCTGCAGGTATTGCTGCAACAGTAGAAATCTTCCAAGAATATGAAGAAGGCTTAAAAGATTTAGAAGGATTTTCTCATATTATACTCTTGTATCATTTCCACTTATCAAAACCATATAAATTAATAGTAAAGCCTTTTATGGATGAAAATTATCATGGTGTTTTTGCCACACGAAGTCCAAGTAGGCCCAATCCAATAGGCATATCAACAGTTAAGTTATTAAAAATAGAAAAAAATATACTTTATATCCAAGATGTAGATGTTCTGGATGAAACACCTATTTTAGATATAAAACCTTATGTGCCAGAATTTGATATGAATGAAGATATAAAAAGAGGTTGGCTAGAAAATAATATACATAAACTTGGGTGTTCAAAAGATGATGGCAGATTTAGTGAATAA
- a CDS encoding SDR family NAD(P)-dependent oxidoreductase encodes MAGRLNGKVAIITGAARGMGKVEAELFAKEGAKVVAADILEDEVKKVAEDIVKAGHQAIAFKLDVSKSEDWKKVVDKVVEKWGKVDVLVNNAGIFPTSGIETATEEEWDRVMNINAKGQFLGIKYVLPAMKKAGKGSIINISSIAGLIGTGMAVAYHASKGASRLLTKTVAAELAKYNIRVNSIHPGIIRTQMVQDFLKDEETTKQALGTTVLGRPAEPIEVAYGALFLASEESSYITGTELVIDGGYTAL; translated from the coding sequence ATGGCTGGAAGATTAAATGGGAAGGTAGCGATAATTACTGGTGCAGCAAGAGGTATGGGTAAAGTTGAAGCAGAACTCTTTGCTAAAGAGGGTGCAAAAGTTGTAGCGGCAGATATTTTAGAAGATGAAGTAAAGAAGGTAGCAGAGGACATTGTCAAGGCTGGACATCAAGCGATTGCTTTTAAACTCGATGTTTCCAAATCTGAAGATTGGAAAAAAGTCGTTGATAAAGTAGTCGAAAAATGGGGAAAGGTTGACGTACTAGTAAACAATGCGGGTATATTTCCAACTTCAGGGATAGAAACAGCTACAGAGGAAGAATGGGATAGAGTTATGAATATCAATGCTAAAGGTCAGTTTTTGGGTATAAAATATGTCTTACCTGCTATGAAAAAAGCTGGAAAAGGTTCAATAATTAATATTTCCTCTATTGCAGGATTGATAGGTACTGGAATGGCTGTTGCATATCATGCTTCAAAAGGTGCTTCAAGACTTTTAACTAAGACAGTTGCAGCCGAACTTGCAAAATACAATATCAGAGTAAATTCAATACATCCAGGCATAATTAGGACTCAAATGGTTCAAGACTTCTTAAAAGACGAAGAAACTACCAAACAAGCCTTAGGAACAACTGTTTTAGGTAGACCTGCAGAACCAATTGAAGTTGCATACGGGGCATTATTCTTAGCATCGGAAGAATCATCTTACATCACTGGAACAGAATTAGTTATAGATGGAGGATATACAGCACTTTAA
- the hisC gene encoding histidinol-phosphate transaminase — MRFNKILNSFPEYNPSSAKLSNDLIDLSKNENPFDVSYEIKQIFYNKINQTSLNRYPELTSDSIRQRISEFLNTYFKSYYLNLDKNNIVVGNGSDELISYLVKIFDGEEVIVSPPTFEMYEFYSKLHNLNVKKIPLDENYEINNLDQKINEKTRIVFICSPNNPTGNIQPEEEIIKVLEKGFPVVIDEAYADFSKKSMIKCLEKYPNLIILRTFSKAFGLAGIRAGILIANQEIVRQIMKIKSPYSFNILSEKMVETIIENYEDVLKTIDYIIEERNTLSEKLKGYALKSDSNFLLIDLSKISGLSAEDAYNFFLENKIIVRKYSGVLENKIRVTVGTKEENKKFLDCFNSLLDKYY; from the coding sequence ATGAGATTCAATAAAATTTTAAACAGTTTTCCTGAATATAATCCATCTTCAGCAAAATTGTCAAATGATTTGATAGATCTTAGCAAAAATGAAAATCCTTTTGATGTTTCTTATGAGATAAAGCAAATTTTTTACAATAAGATTAATCAAACAAGTTTAAATAGATATCCTGAATTAACTTCTGATAGCATTCGTCAAAGAATTTCAGAATTCTTAAACACGTATTTTAAATCATACTATTTAAATTTAGACAAAAACAATATAGTTGTGGGAAATGGAAGTGACGAATTAATATCATATTTAGTAAAAATATTTGATGGTGAAGAAGTGATTGTTTCTCCTCCAACCTTTGAAATGTACGAATTTTATTCAAAGCTACACAATTTAAATGTCAAAAAAATTCCTTTGGATGAAAACTATGAAATAAACAATTTAGATCAAAAAATAAACGAAAAAACAAGGATAGTTTTCATCTGCTCACCAAATAATCCAACGGGTAACATCCAACCAGAAGAAGAGATAATAAAAGTTCTAGAAAAAGGATTTCCTGTAGTTATAGATGAAGCCTACGCAGATTTTTCAAAAAAAAGCATGATTAAATGCTTAGAAAAATATCCAAACTTAATAATACTTCGAACTTTTTCGAAAGCTTTTGGTCTTGCAGGCATAAGGGCTGGGATTTTAATAGCTAATCAAGAAATAGTAAGACAAATCATGAAAATTAAATCACCATATAGTTTCAATATTTTATCTGAAAAAATGGTAGAAACAATAATAGAAAATTACGAAGATGTTTTAAAAACTATAGACTATATTATAGAAGAAAGAAATACTCTCAGTGAAAAATTAAAAGGGTATGCCTTAAAGAGTGATTCCAATTTCTTACTTATAGATTTAAGTAAGATTTCTGGGTTAAGTGCAGAAGACGCTTACAACTTTTTTCTAGAAAATAAAATAATTGTCAGAAAATATTCAGGTGTTTTAGAAAACAAAATTAGAGTTACTGTGGGTACTAAAGAAGAAAACAAGAAATTTTTAGACTGTTTCAATAGTCTGCTTGATAAGTATTATTGA
- a CDS encoding DUF2089 domain-containing protein codes for MPKYRLSKCPACGGKLEIIKYQCEECGTEIIGHFELEEFARLTDQQLLFLKMFVKTRGNLSELQKELGISYPTAKARLEELAIAMGYESETIESREKTLEILEKIERGEITPEEAKEILKKYKK; via the coding sequence ATGCCTAAGTATAGATTATCAAAATGTCCAGCATGTGGAGGAAAATTAGAGATTATTAAGTATCAATGTGAGGAATGTGGAACAGAAATTATAGGACACTTTGAACTAGAAGAATTTGCACGATTAACTGATCAACAATTATTATTTTTAAAAATGTTTGTAAAAACTCGGGGTAACTTGTCTGAACTACAAAAAGAACTAGGCATTTCATATCCTACAGCTAAAGCAAGATTAGAAGAATTAGCAATTGCAATGGGATATGAATCAGAAACTATTGAAAGTAGAGAAAAAACGCTTGAAATCCTTGAAAAGATAGAAAGGGGAGAAATTACTCCAGAGGAAGCAAAGGAGATATTAAAAAAATATAAAAAGTGA